In Bacillus cytotoxicus NVH 391-98, the following are encoded in one genomic region:
- a CDS encoding HesB/YadR/YfhF family protein, translated as MNLSVTKEAATWYKEELNLQSGDTIRFFVQYGGCSTVQKGLSLGIRKDEPAQPAVEIQEEGITFFIESDDEWYFDGHNLSVTFNKDDAFPQFHYEK; from the coding sequence ATGAATCTTTCTGTAACAAAAGAAGCTGCAACTTGGTACAAAGAAGAATTAAACTTACAATCTGGCGATACAATTCGCTTTTTCGTACAATACGGTGGTTGTAGTACAGTGCAAAAAGGGCTTTCTTTAGGTATACGTAAAGACGAGCCGGCACAACCTGCTGTTGAAATTCAAGAAGAAGGAATTACATTCTTTATTGAAAGTGATGATGAATGGTACTTTGATGGTCATAATTTATCCGTTACTTTTAACAAAGACGATGCCTTTCCACAATTTCATTACGAGAAATAA
- a CDS encoding acyl-CoA thioesterase, which produces MFVAEQEIEIRYAETDQMGVVYHSNYLVWLELGRTKLIQDLGFSYVEMEKDGIISPVLDLQISYRKAMRYGEKAIVKTWVDSVSPLRVIYGYEIYNGDGDLCITATTTNICVKKEGFRPVSLKKLYPEWYAKYEEIKRK; this is translated from the coding sequence ATGTTTGTAGCTGAACAAGAAATTGAGATTCGCTATGCGGAAACTGATCAAATGGGTGTTGTGTATCATTCTAATTATTTAGTATGGCTAGAGTTAGGGCGTACGAAATTAATACAAGATTTAGGATTCTCATATGTTGAAATGGAGAAAGACGGGATTATTTCTCCTGTCTTAGACTTACAAATTTCATATCGTAAAGCAATGCGTTATGGAGAAAAAGCAATTGTAAAAACATGGGTTGATTCTGTAAGTCCGCTCCGTGTTATATATGGGTATGAAATTTATAACGGTGATGGAGATCTTTGCATTACAGCAACAACAACAAATATTTGTGTTAAGAAAGAGGGGTTTCGACCAGTATCCCTTAAGAAACTATATCCAGAGTGGTATGCAAAATATGAAGAAATTAAGAGAAAATAA
- a CDS encoding LysM peptidoglycan-binding domain-containing protein — MIQIVTVRSGDSVYSLAMKYGTTPEEIVKDNGLNPAETLVVGQALIVNTKGNNYYVQPGDSLYKISQTYNVPLASLAKVNNLSLKSILHVGQQLYVPKGSKRAVESIAYLQPSTIPIKESLVNATRAVIPYLTYLAYFSFEPQRDGTLKEPTETARIAELARQGQTIPMLVITNIENGNFSSELASIFLRSATIQNRFITNILQTAEKYGMRDIHFDFENVAPEDREAYNRFLRNVKTRLPEGYTLSTTLVPKTSSEQKGKFFEAHDYKAQGEIVDFVVIMTYDWGWQGGPPMAISPIGPVRQVIQYAKSQMPPHKIMMGQNLYGFDWPLPFQEGNPPAKAVSSIAAVSLARKYNVPIRYDFTAQAPHFNYFNENGVQHEVWFEDARSIQSKFNLIKELGIRGISYWKIGLPFPQNWRLLVENFTITKKD, encoded by the coding sequence ATGATTCAAATTGTAACTGTTCGTAGCGGCGATAGCGTATATAGCTTAGCCATGAAATATGGAACGACACCTGAAGAAATTGTAAAAGATAATGGATTGAACCCTGCCGAGACACTCGTTGTCGGCCAGGCACTTATTGTAAATACGAAAGGAAATAATTATTATGTCCAGCCAGGAGACAGCCTTTATAAAATTTCACAAACGTATAATGTCCCCCTTGCCAGCTTAGCAAAAGTAAATAATCTATCATTAAAATCTATTTTACATGTCGGACAACAACTATATGTACCGAAAGGCTCCAAACGAGCAGTAGAATCTATTGCCTATTTACAACCATCGACAATCCCGATTAAAGAAAGCCTAGTGAATGCTACGCGAGCTGTTATCCCATATTTAACATACTTAGCTTATTTTAGTTTTGAACCACAGAGAGATGGAACCTTAAAAGAACCGACGGAAACGGCTAGAATTGCTGAACTTGCTAGACAAGGCCAAACAATTCCCATGCTCGTCATTACAAATATCGAAAATGGAAATTTCAGTTCGGAATTAGCATCTATCTTTTTAAGAAGTGCTACAATTCAAAATAGGTTTATTACAAATATTCTTCAAACAGCTGAAAAATATGGCATGCGCGACATTCACTTTGATTTTGAAAATGTCGCTCCAGAAGACCGAGAAGCATATAATCGTTTTTTACGAAACGTCAAAACACGATTACCTGAAGGATATACGTTGAGTACGACACTTGTCCCAAAAACAAGTTCAGAACAAAAAGGAAAGTTTTTCGAGGCGCATGATTATAAGGCACAAGGAGAAATTGTTGATTTTGTCGTCATTATGACCTATGACTGGGGATGGCAAGGAGGACCACCAATGGCCATTTCTCCTATTGGCCCTGTCAGACAAGTCATCCAATACGCCAAATCACAAATGCCCCCTCATAAAATTATGATGGGACAAAATCTATATGGCTTTGACTGGCCCCTTCCATTTCAAGAAGGCAATCCTCCTGCTAAAGCAGTGAGCTCTATCGCTGCGGTTTCTCTTGCACGTAAATACAATGTACCGATTCGATATGATTTCACTGCACAAGCACCTCATTTCAATTACTTTAACGAAAACGGTGTGCAACATGAAGTATGGTTTGAGGACGCTCGCTCTATTCAAAGTAAATTCAATCTAATAAAAGAACTAGGTATACGCGGTATTAGCTATTGGAAAATCGGTCTACCTTTTCCGCAAAATTGGCGCTTATTAGTGGAGAACTTCACCATCACTAAAAAAGACTGA
- the tlp gene encoding small acid-soluble spore protein Tlp, with product MSNQYQPNPDDRSDNAEKLQETLQNTIDNFNEAKETAELSSEKDRAVIEAKNERRLESIEFLKNEIKDES from the coding sequence ATGTCAAATCAATATCAACCAAATCCAGATGATCGCAGCGATAATGCGGAAAAGTTACAGGAAACGTTGCAAAATACGATTGATAATTTTAATGAAGCAAAAGAAACAGCAGAACTTTCTAGTGAAAAGGATCGCGCTGTTATTGAGGCGAAAAACGAGAGACGTTTAGAAAGTATAGAATTCTTGAAAAATGAAATAAAAGACGAATCTTAA
- the sspN gene encoding acid-soluble spore protein SspN produces MGNPKKNSKDFVPNHIGTQSKKAGGNKGKQMQDTTGKQPIVDNG; encoded by the coding sequence ATGGGTAATCCAAAAAAGAATTCGAAAGATTTTGTACCGAACCATATCGGAACGCAATCGAAAAAAGCTGGTGGAAATAAAGGGAAACAAATGCAGGACACGACTGGTAAACAACCGATTGTGGATAATGGTTAA
- a CDS encoding FbpB family small basic protein has translation MRRNRRKTFEELVRENKRQLLSDRDAIDRIEEKIEKRYEMELFKQAE, from the coding sequence ATGAGAAGAAATCGCCGGAAAACATTTGAAGAACTTGTAAGGGAAAATAAGCGGCAACTATTAAGCGATCGTGATGCAATTGATCGGATTGAAGAAAAGATTGAGAAGCGTTATGAGATGGAACTTTTTAAGCAGGCTGAATAA
- a CDS encoding 3'-5' exonuclease, with the protein MGYVSLPANYVVIDFETTGFHPYNDRIIQVAAVRYRNHELADQFVSFVNPERSIPSRITSLTGITNYRVSDAPTVQEVLPLFLAFLGNDTIVAHNASFDMRFLKSNMSRFQLGEPNNKVIDTVLLAKKYMKHAPNFKLETLKRMLGIRLSSHNALDDCITCAAVYQQCANMQGDGRKSLKKEVMEEETVYTLIKEMLIKNNRTVEYIRYVSTGNYLDIKAFQLIARMKVKGRKKYVLTEKTEREIQAICADLKCEPALKNELGITRIMVESLEDVMKLESYILARYDFLLQAAQEYNEI; encoded by the coding sequence GTGGGATATGTATCTTTACCAGCAAATTATGTTGTAATTGATTTTGAGACGACAGGTTTTCACCCATATAACGATCGGATCATTCAAGTAGCCGCAGTTCGATATCGCAATCATGAATTAGCAGACCAATTTGTTTCATTCGTAAATCCAGAAAGATCGATACCGAGTCGAATCACAAGCTTAACAGGAATTACGAACTATCGTGTTTCAGATGCACCAACTGTTCAAGAAGTGTTACCGTTATTTTTAGCGTTTTTAGGTAACGATACAATTGTTGCCCACAACGCCTCTTTTGATATGCGTTTTTTAAAAAGTAATATGAGCAGATTTCAATTAGGAGAGCCGAACAATAAGGTGATTGACACAGTACTTTTAGCTAAAAAATATATGAAACACGCTCCAAACTTTAAGCTGGAAACATTAAAAAGAATGCTGGGTATACGATTAAGTTCCCATAATGCACTGGATGATTGTATAACATGTGCAGCCGTTTATCAACAGTGTGCAAATATGCAAGGGGACGGGCGAAAGAGTCTGAAAAAAGAAGTAATGGAAGAAGAGACTGTATATACGCTCATAAAAGAAATGCTAATAAAGAATAATCGTACAGTAGAGTATATTCGTTATGTAAGTACCGGTAATTATTTAGATATAAAAGCTTTTCAGTTAATTGCGAGAATGAAAGTGAAAGGGCGAAAAAAATATGTATTAACAGAAAAAACAGAACGAGAAATACAAGCAATCTGCGCGGATTTAAAATGTGAACCAGCTTTAAAAAATGAATTAGGTATAACGAGAATTATGGTTGAAAGTTTAGAGGATGTCATGAAATTAGAAAGTTATATTTTAGCTCGGTATGATTTCCTACTACAAGCTGCACAGGAGTACAATGAAATATAA
- a CDS encoding TlpA family protein disulfide reductase: protein MWRKIIIGAVLLCLASYALYEQFKPNEKQVSKGQVKSETTMKDMVAQNGIEVGKAAPHFELAKLDGTKVKLSDLKGKKVIVNFWATWCGPCQQEMPDMEAFYKKHKEDIEILAVNYTVSERANGTEKVRQFAEEKGVTFPILLDTDISVTTRYKVITIPTSYFINTKGIIQDKFIGPMTQKEMEKRVAKLK, encoded by the coding sequence ATGTGGCGAAAGATTATTATTGGTGCTGTATTACTTTGCTTAGCGAGTTATGCTTTGTATGAGCAGTTTAAACCGAATGAAAAGCAAGTAAGTAAAGGGCAAGTAAAGAGCGAAACAACAATGAAAGATATGGTCGCTCAAAATGGAATTGAAGTTGGGAAGGCTGCGCCTCATTTTGAATTGGCGAAGTTAGATGGTACGAAGGTAAAATTATCAGATTTAAAAGGAAAGAAAGTAATTGTGAATTTCTGGGCAACATGGTGCGGTCCTTGTCAGCAGGAGATGCCAGATATGGAAGCTTTTTATAAGAAGCATAAGGAAGATATAGAAATTCTTGCAGTAAATTATACAGTTTCAGAACGAGCGAATGGGACGGAGAAGGTTAGACAGTTTGCAGAGGAAAAAGGTGTTACATTTCCCATTTTACTGGATACAGATATAAGTGTTACGACGAGATATAAAGTTATCACAATTCCAACTTCTTATTTTATAAATACAAAAGGTATCATACAAGATAAATTTATTGGGCCAATGACACAAAAAGAGATGGAGAAACGTGTTGCGAAATTAAAATAG
- a CDS encoding helix-turn-helix domain-containing protein encodes MIRVNLDVVMAKRKITLGELAKRVGITNSNLSILKTEKAKAIRFSTLEALCKELQCQPGDILEYIEKE; translated from the coding sequence ATGATACGAGTAAATTTAGATGTTGTGATGGCAAAAAGAAAAATAACACTTGGCGAATTAGCGAAAAGAGTCGGAATCACGAATAGTAACTTATCCATATTAAAAACGGAAAAAGCAAAAGCTATTCGCTTTTCCACATTAGAAGCTCTTTGCAAGGAGTTGCAATGCCAACCTGGTGATATATTAGAATACATTGAAAAGGAATAA
- a CDS encoding DUF2975 domain-containing protein, with protein MKSEKIYRILQFFTTLAILYMTFISVFLAFGIFVKPKWFTMSPGLGGLAIEARNFQLPLWIAIFMLIMMGLNIFLLCQIRAFFRNLVRNQFFIIENAHYMRNVGFIFLILCVLENIHHNEISKMMFLFFKQEPEGVINKLITKQYFIFPKESWVTSLENGQLLYSLHLNMGLFFAGIALLLLSKIFKYAVQIAEENKLTV; from the coding sequence ATGAAAAGTGAAAAAATCTATCGTATATTGCAATTTTTTACGACATTAGCAATTCTATATATGACTTTTATTAGCGTCTTTTTGGCGTTTGGTATTTTTGTTAAACCGAAATGGTTTACAATGTCACCTGGTTTAGGGGGATTAGCAATTGAAGCGAGAAATTTTCAACTTCCTTTATGGATTGCTATCTTTATGTTAATTATGATGGGGCTGAATATTTTCTTACTTTGTCAAATAAGAGCTTTTTTCCGTAATTTAGTTCGCAATCAATTTTTTATTATAGAAAATGCGCATTATATGAGAAACGTTGGTTTTATTTTCCTCATTTTGTGCGTGCTAGAAAATATTCATCATAATGAGATTTCTAAAATGATGTTTTTATTTTTTAAGCAAGAACCGGAAGGAGTCATCAATAAACTTATTACAAAACAGTATTTTATCTTTCCAAAAGAAAGTTGGGTAACAAGCTTAGAAAATGGTCAATTACTGTATTCGCTGCATCTTAATATGGGATTGTTCTTTGCTGGAATTGCACTCCTTTTATTGAGTAAAATTTTTAAATATGCTGTTCAAATCGCAGAAGAAAACAAACTAACGGTTTAG